A window of Pirellula sp. SH-Sr6A contains these coding sequences:
- a CDS encoding DUF1559 domain-containing protein, translating to MSILKTSRRKGFTLVELLVVIAIIGILVGLLLPAVQAAREAARRMQCSNNIKQMALSFHNFQDSKRYLPGGARDGNGKFGDALSSCCNSRSFTGYSWLYHILPYIEQQNLYDLAANSDPTTASADNPGNNLVAARLPATYACPSRRSPTLYGGSYRSDYAGNAGERNPAIGLRSGAPSNGKRGVVRQIDSQGWKLTIEQIKDGSSNTLMIGEKALHPTAYGSEGGDNERWSNPGWDEDIVRYGAIIVPAESNLQEGLPPIADSRAPRLDGSTWIVAQTKHGNRFNQWHPFFGSSHTSGMNGGFADGSVQFLSFSIDAEVFRRLSLVDDGETVTIE from the coding sequence TTGTCCATTTTGAAAACAAGCCGCCGGAAAGGCTTCACCCTCGTTGAACTACTGGTGGTCATTGCCATCATCGGAATCCTCGTGGGCCTACTGCTGCCTGCCGTTCAAGCGGCGAGGGAAGCAGCCCGTCGTATGCAATGCTCCAATAACATCAAACAGATGGCATTGTCATTCCACAACTTCCAAGACTCAAAACGCTACCTACCGGGCGGGGCTCGGGATGGTAATGGCAAGTTTGGTGATGCTCTGAGTTCATGCTGCAATTCCCGCAGCTTCACTGGCTACAGCTGGCTCTACCACATCCTTCCTTACATCGAACAACAAAACCTGTACGACCTCGCCGCAAACAGCGATCCGACCACCGCTTCTGCAGACAATCCGGGCAACAATCTGGTTGCAGCTCGATTGCCTGCCACCTACGCCTGCCCGTCCCGTCGCTCCCCCACTCTTTACGGCGGATCCTATCGATCCGACTACGCTGGAAATGCCGGGGAACGCAACCCAGCCATCGGTCTCCGCAGCGGAGCACCTAGCAATGGGAAACGAGGTGTTGTTCGGCAAATCGACTCCCAAGGTTGGAAATTGACTATCGAGCAAATCAAGGACGGATCCTCAAACACCTTGATGATCGGCGAAAAGGCATTGCACCCGACTGCTTACGGGAGCGAAGGGGGTGATAACGAACGATGGAGCAATCCGGGCTGGGACGAAGACATCGTTCGATACGGGGCGATCATCGTCCCTGCAGAGTCCAATTTGCAGGAAGGATTGCCACCCATCGCGGATTCGCGCGCGCCGCGGCTCGACGGGTCTACTTGGATCGTAGCGCAAACCAAACATGGCAATCGATTCAATCAGTGGCATCCTTTCTTCGGATCGTCCCACACTTCGGGTATGAATGGTGGATTTGCAGATGGCTCGGTTCAATTCCTCTCCTTCTCCATCGACGCAGAGGTCTTCCGCC